The Variovorax sp. J2L1-78 genome segment CTTGGGCTCGACGCCCAGTTGCTTGGCGCTCTGCTGCAGGAAATGGCGCGTGAGTGCGGGCACGTCTTCGCCACGCTCGCGCAACGCCGGCAGGCGCAGCCGGATCACGTTGAGACGGTGGAACAAGTCCTCGCGGAAGCCGCCGACCTTGACGCGCTGCTCCAGGTCCTGGTGGGTGGCGGCGATCACGCGCACGTTCGCCTTGACCGAGTTGTGGCCGCCCACGCGGTAGAAATGGCCGTCGCTCAGCACGCGCAGGAGACGCGTCTGCAGGTCGAAGGGCATGTCGCCGATTTCGTCGAGGAACAGCGTGCCGCCCTCGGCCTGTTCGAAGCGGCCGCGGCGCATGGTCTGGGCGCCGGTGAAGGCGCCGCGCTCGTGGCCGAAGAGTTCGCTCTCCAGCAGGTCTTTGGGGATCGCTGCGGTGTTGATCGCCACAAAGGGGCCGTTGGCGCGCGGCGAATGCTTGTGCAGCGCGCGCGCGACCAGTTCCTTGCCCGACCCCGATTCGCCGGTGATCAGCACCGTGACGTTGCTCTGCGAGAGCCGGCCGATGGCACGGAACACGTCCTGCATCGCCGGGGCCTGGCCGAGCATTTCGGGGGCGGCCTGCATGCGTTCTTCGGCCACTTCCTCGCGCTGGCTTTCGTCCACGGCACGGCGGATGAGCTCGACGGCACGCGGCAGGTCAAAGGGCTTGGGCAGGTATTCGAAGGCGCCGCCCTGGAAGGCCGACACAGCGCTGTCCAGGTCGGAGAAGGCCGTCATGATGATGACCGGCAGGCCAGGGTGCTTGGCCTTGATCTTGTCGAGCAGGTCGAGGCCCGAACCGCCCGGCATGCGGATGTCGCTGACCAGCACCTGTGGGCCTTGCTGGTCGTCGTCGGCAGCGACTTCCAGCGCCGCCAGGACTTCGCGCGTGTTGGTGAAGCTGCGCGTCGGCAGGTCTTCACGCAGCAGCGCCTTTTCCAGCACGAAGCGGATGGATTGGTCGTCGTCTACTATCCAGATCGGCTTCATGCAGCTCCTTGTCGCCTTGCTGCTAAGGCAGCGGTATCAGTATCTTGAAATCGGTCCGGCCGGGCACGCTGTCGCACTCGATCACGCCGTGGTGCTGCTGTACGAAGGTTTGCGCCAGCGTCAACCCCAGGCCGGTTCCGCCATCCCGGCCCGACACGAGCGGGTAGAAGATGCGGTCCTTGATGGTGTCGGGCACGCCCGGTCCGTTGTCGATGACATGCAATTCCAGTGCCAGTCGGTACCACTGCTTGTTGAAGATCACCTGACGGGCGATGCGTGTCTTAAAAGTGATGCGCGCATCGCCCGCGGCGCGGCGCTCAGCCAGGGCCTGCGCGGCGTTGTGCGCGATGTTGAGCGTGGCCTGGATCAGCTGCTCGCGGTCGCCGCGGAACTCGGGGATCGACGGGTCGAAGTCGCGGTCGATGTGCAGGTCGCGCGGGAACTCCGCAAGGATCACCGAGCGCACCCGCTCGCAGACCTCGTGGATGTTCACGTCGCCCACCACGTGCGGGCGGCGGTGCGGCGCCAGCAGACGGTCGACCAGCGTCTGCAGCCGGTCGGCCTCGTGGATGATGACCTGGGTGTATTCGATCAGGTCGCGCGACTCGACCTCCATCTGCAGCAACTGCGCCGCGCCACGGATGCCGCCCAGCGGGTTCTTGATCTCGTGCGCGAGGTTGCGGATGAGTTCTTTGTTGGCCTGCGCCTGGTCGAGGAGGCGTTCTTCACGGTCTTGCCGCACCTGCTGCTCCAGCGGCGACAACTCGACGATCAGTTCACCCACCTTGTCGCTCTGCGCCAGCGTCACCTGCACCGGCATCAGGTCGTGGTTGACGCGCCGGAGCATCGCCTCGTAGCGCAGCGTGGCGAAGTCGTTGCTGCGCGCGCCGTCGATGGCCGTGCGCAGGACGTGCGGCTCGTGGAAACAGGCGCCGAACTGCGAGCCCTCGAGCGTGCGGCGCGAGGTGCCGAGCGCGTCCTCGAGCGCGGCGTTGGCGAACAGCACCGCCCCGTCGGACTTGACCACCGCGATGAGCGTGGCGAGCAGGTCGAAGGGCTGGAAGCGCTTGGGGGATGAGGTTGTCTTGCCGAAGGCCATGTCAGGGTGTCGTCGAAGGCGGCAGGCGACCGAGCTCGCGGCGGATGCCGGCGATGTCGCTTTCGTTGCGGGCGATTTCCGCCTTCATTTCACTCACGCGGTCCAGGTACTTCTGGTAGTTGCGCGCTTCGCCGCCCTGCTTCTCGGGCTCGCCGTTGTTGTAGTCCTTCAGCAGCTCGGCCTGGCGGGCTTCGGCCTTCCGGAGTTCGGCCTGCAGCACCGAGCGCGCCTCGCCGTCGCGCGCGCGCTGGTCGGCGCCCTCGACGCGCGGGCTGCCGGCCGGGGCACGTGCGGCGCTGCCGCCCGCGCCGCTGCCACCACCCCCTGGACGCGGCGTCTGGACGACCGTGACGTTGCCCCGTTCCATCACCTTGCAGCCGCGCTTCTGCGCGTCGGCCGCATTGTTGGTGTATTCGTTGCCGCAGCGCCAGACGCGCTCCTGCGCCTGTACCGACAGCACGGTCAACGGGGCGATGAGCAACAAGACGAGTGAGGAGGTCTTCATGGTCCTGGGAGGAGATGTACGCAGACAGCGGATTCTCATGCAATTCGAGCGGCGTTCCGGCGCGCCGTTCCCCACCAAAGAAAAAGGACGGCCGGAGCCGTCCTTTTCGCGCATTGTGTCGAAGGCCCGAAGGCCTCCGATCACAGCGAGTAGTACATGTCGAATTCGACCGGGTGCGTCGCCATGCGGAAGCGCGTGACTTCCTGCATCTTGAGGTCGATGTACGCGTCGATGTACGCGTCGGTGAACACGCCGCCCTTGGTCAGGAACGCACGGTCCTTGTCGAGGTATTCCAGGGCCTGGTCGAGGCTGTGGCACACGGTCGGGATCAGCGCGTCTTCTTCCGGCGGCAGGTGGTAGAGGTCCTTCGTCGCGGCTTCGCCCGGATCGATCTTGTTCTCGACGCCGTCGAGGCCGGCCATCAGCAGCGCAGCGAAACCGAGGTACGGGTTCATCAGCGGATCGGGGAAGCGCGCTTCGACGCGGCGGCCCTTGGGGTTGGCCACGAACGGAATGCGGATCGAGGCCGAGCGGTTCTTGGCCGAGTAGGCCAGCTTCACCGGGGCTTCGAAGCCAGGCACCAGGCGCTTGTAGCTGTTGGTGCCGGGGTTCGTGATGGCGTTCAGGGCACGGGCGTGCTTGATGATGCCGCCGATGTAATGCAGCGCGAATTCCGACAGGCCGGCGTAGCCGTCACCGGCGAACAGGTTCTTGCCGTCCTTCCAGACCGACTGGTGCACGTGCATGCCGGAGCCGTTGTCGCCGACGATGGGCTTGGGCATGAAGGTGGCGGTCTTGCCGTAGGCGTGGGCCACGTTGTGGATCACGTACTTCTGCAGCTGGACCCAGTCGGCGCGCTGGATCAGCGTGCTGAACTTGGTGCCCAGTTCCATCTGGCCGGCGTTGGCCACTTCGTGGTGATGCACTTCGACCGGGATGCCCAGGGCTTCGAGCACCAGGCACATTTCCGAACGCATGTCCTGGAAGCTGTCGACCGGGGGCACCGGGAAGTAGCCGCCCTTGACGGCCGGACGGTGGCCCGTGTTGCCGTGCTCGTATTCCTTGTCGGTGTTCCACGAGGCTTCTTCGGAGTCGATCTTGACGAAGCAGCCCGACATGTCGTTCTTCCAGCGCACGCCGTCGAACACGAAGAATTCGGGTTCCGGTCCGAAGTAGGCGGTGTCGCCCAGGCCGGAAGCCTTCATGTACGCCTCGGCGCGCTTGGCCAGCGAACGCGGATCGCGCTCGTAGGCCTTGCCGTCGGCCGGGTCGATCACGTCGCAGGTCAGGATCAGCGTCGTCTCTTCGAAGAAGGGGTCGATGTTGGCGGTGTTCGGGTCGGGCATGAGTTGCATGTCCGAGGCTTCGATGCCCTTCCAGCCGGCGATGGAAGAACCGTCGAAGGCGTGACCGTCGGTGAACTTGCCTTCGTCGAAAGCAGACACCGGCACGGTCACGTGCTGTTCTTTACCGCGGGTGTCGGTGAAGCGGAAGTCGACGAACTTGACCTCGTTTTCCTTGACGAGCTTCAGTACATCGGCGACGGTCTTTGCCATCAGTTTCTCCTGGTTGGATGAGTGGTTGGAAATACAACGGTGAGGGAATGCAGTTTCTGTGCCATTGGCAGGCCCGGGACCGAGGGCCCCATCATCCTGCCAAATCCCCAAAAAAAGGCGGAAACAATCTATTTTGGTGCGCGACAGATCAACGCACCAATTCGGGTCCCAGGCGCGCATTGAAGGTGTGCAACCCGGCGATCAGCTGCGCATAGGCGGCGTCCAGGAGGGCCGGCGCCCCCTTGACGCCGAGTTCGATATGGCGCCCATATTCGGGGTGATCCACGCTGGGAAGGCTGAACACCTTGACGCCGGCGTGCGTCGCCTCGATGGCTTCCATCAACGGGGTGAGGGTCGCCTCCATGGCACCGAAAACGATCACCGACTTCTCGCTTGACTGCCCCTGGCTGAACAGCTCGGCATAGCGGCTGTCGAGCACGGATTCGATCATCGGCCAAGCCATCACCGGGAAGCCCGGCACGAAGTGCACATGGTCGACGCTGAAGCCGGGGATCTTGTTGTAGGGGTTGCGGATGATCTCGGCGCCCTCGGGGAACACGCCCATGTTGAGCCGGTGCACGTTGTCGGGGCGATCGGGCTCGTAGGCCACGCCCTGCTCGCGCGCCGTGTCCTGCATGCGCTCCCGGATGAGCACTTCGGCCTCCGGATGCAGCACCAGCGATCGTCGCAGCGCCTTGGCTGCGCATTGCCGCGTGTGGTCGTCGGGCGTGGCGCCGATGCCGCCGGTCGAGAACACGATGTCGCCCGAGGCGAAGGCCCGCGTCAATGCCGCCGTGATGCGCGTCGGCACGTCGCCCACGTACTCGGCCCAGCCCAGCTGCAGGCCGCGCGCCGCGAGCAGTTCGATGACTTTGGGCATGTGCTTGTCGAGGCGCTTGCCGGACAGGATTTCGTCGCCAACGACGATCAGGCCGAATGCACGGGTCATGGGGACTCCGGGGAAGAAATGACGAGGGGCGCCGGCGCCTCCGCGCGCTGCAGGCGCAGTTGCCCGAGCGCGTCGAGGCAATAGTGCGCGAACCAGAGCGCCGAGAAGGCGAAGACCAGCGTGTAGATCCAGATGGCCAGCGGCACCAGCACGAAGAAGGCCGCCGCGAACAGCAGGCCCGAGGCCCAGACGATGCTCGGGGCCGCGCCCAGGTAGCCGCACAGCACGCCGATGGCCAGCAGGGGCAGGCGGTGCTGGCGCAGCACGGCGGCGCGCTCTTCGGCATCGGCATGCTCGGCCAGCGCATCGAAACTCATCACGCGGTAGGTGAGCCAGCCCCAGATCAGCGGCGGCAACACCAGCACCAACGGGGGAATCAGCCAGAGCGGCATCGATGCCACGATGGCGACCAGCGCCAGCAAGGTGAGTCCGAGCGATCGCAGTACGCTGCCGGCGAAAGAGGCGCCCTTCTTCTTCGCGAGCGCGGGAAAGCGTCGCTCGGCGACGAGTTGCGTCAGCGCGGGCGACATCAGCCCGGCGACGACGATCAAGGACACCAGCACGATCACCGGCGTCGCGGCGAACACCACCACCAGCGGCGCGAGCAACGCCGGCACGTCGCTGGAGAACAGGCCGCCGATCCAGGACCAGAAGCTCGCCAGCAGCGGCCACGCATCGAGCGCCTGGCGCATCCAGGCCACGCTCGGCGCCCAGTAGAAGTAGCCGAAGCCCGCCGCCAGCACGACGATCACGAGCAGCGGCAGCAGCGACAGCACGATCACCCGGGGACGCATGCAGTAGG includes the following:
- a CDS encoding competence/damage-inducible protein A; protein product: MTRAFGLIVVGDEILSGKRLDKHMPKVIELLAARGLQLGWAEYVGDVPTRITAALTRAFASGDIVFSTGGIGATPDDHTRQCAAKALRRSLVLHPEAEVLIRERMQDTAREQGVAYEPDRPDNVHRLNMGVFPEGAEIIRNPYNKIPGFSVDHVHFVPGFPVMAWPMIESVLDSRYAELFSQGQSSEKSVIVFGAMEATLTPLMEAIEATHAGVKVFSLPSVDHPEYGRHIELGVKGAPALLDAAYAQLIAGLHTFNARLGPELVR
- the glnA gene encoding type I glutamate--ammonia ligase; translated protein: MAKTVADVLKLVKENEVKFVDFRFTDTRGKEQHVTVPVSAFDEGKFTDGHAFDGSSIAGWKGIEASDMQLMPDPNTANIDPFFEETTLILTCDVIDPADGKAYERDPRSLAKRAEAYMKASGLGDTAYFGPEPEFFVFDGVRWKNDMSGCFVKIDSEEASWNTDKEYEHGNTGHRPAVKGGYFPVPPVDSFQDMRSEMCLVLEALGIPVEVHHHEVANAGQMELGTKFSTLIQRADWVQLQKYVIHNVAHAYGKTATFMPKPIVGDNGSGMHVHQSVWKDGKNLFAGDGYAGLSEFALHYIGGIIKHARALNAITNPGTNSYKRLVPGFEAPVKLAYSAKNRSASIRIPFVANPKGRRVEARFPDPLMNPYLGFAALLMAGLDGVENKIDPGEAATKDLYHLPPEEDALIPTVCHSLDQALEYLDKDRAFLTKGGVFTDAYIDAYIDLKMQEVTRFRMATHPVEFDMYYSL
- a CDS encoding EI24 domain-containing protein; its protein translation is MRLLLDSFWRAAAYCMRPRVIVLSLLPLLVIVVLAAGFGYFYWAPSVAWMRQALDAWPLLASFWSWIGGLFSSDVPALLAPLVVVFAATPVIVLVSLIVVAGLMSPALTQLVAERRFPALAKKKGASFAGSVLRSLGLTLLALVAIVASMPLWLIPPLVLVLPPLIWGWLTYRVMSFDALAEHADAEERAAVLRQHRLPLLAIGVLCGYLGAAPSIVWASGLLFAAAFFVLVPLAIWIYTLVFAFSALWFAHYCLDALGQLRLQRAEAPAPLVISSPESP
- the ntrC gene encoding nitrogen regulation protein NR(I) — encoded protein: MKPIWIVDDDQSIRFVLEKALLREDLPTRSFTNTREVLAALEVAADDDQQGPQVLVSDIRMPGGSGLDLLDKIKAKHPGLPVIIMTAFSDLDSAVSAFQGGAFEYLPKPFDLPRAVELIRRAVDESQREEVAEERMQAAPEMLGQAPAMQDVFRAIGRLSQSNVTVLITGESGSGKELVARALHKHSPRANGPFVAINTAAIPKDLLESELFGHERGAFTGAQTMRRGRFEQAEGGTLFLDEIGDMPFDLQTRLLRVLSDGHFYRVGGHNSVKANVRVIAATHQDLEQRVKVGGFREDLFHRLNVIRLRLPALRERGEDVPALTRHFLQQSAKQLGVEPKRISDAALTQLATFSFPGNVRQLENICHWLTVMAPAQLIEAKDLPPEVMAVPPPGDAPSAVAHAPAVMPVLSAVADIESSAMPVSAPVAATAPAAIAEGGAASAWESGLELEAQSLLAAGRTDVWDALSRRFESRLILTALANTRGRRIEAAQKLGIGRNTITRKIQELGLE
- the glnL gene encoding nitrogen regulation protein NR(II), which translates into the protein MAFGKTTSSPKRFQPFDLLATLIAVVKSDGAVLFANAALEDALGTSRRTLEGSQFGACFHEPHVLRTAIDGARSNDFATLRYEAMLRRVNHDLMPVQVTLAQSDKVGELIVELSPLEQQVRQDREERLLDQAQANKELIRNLAHEIKNPLGGIRGAAQLLQMEVESRDLIEYTQVIIHEADRLQTLVDRLLAPHRRPHVVGDVNIHEVCERVRSVILAEFPRDLHIDRDFDPSIPEFRGDREQLIQATLNIAHNAAQALAERRAAGDARITFKTRIARQVIFNKQWYRLALELHVIDNGPGVPDTIKDRIFYPLVSGRDGGTGLGLTLAQTFVQQHHGVIECDSVPGRTDFKILIPLP